In Eschrichtius robustus isolate mEscRob2 chromosome 11, mEscRob2.pri, whole genome shotgun sequence, the following proteins share a genomic window:
- the FANCF gene encoding Fanconi anemia group F protein — translation MEPLLQHLERFSEVLAVSRTTHVSTWDPATVRRALQWARYLRHIHKRFGRHARISKALERRLQNQWKQPGDSGPAPAPGLANFQALGHCDQLLSLRLLANPALGDASFHYLLQQLFPGPGVPDAEEETLQGSLARLARRRAAIHMLRFNAYGENPVLQEDSLMKTQAELLLRRLQEVGEAEAGGPGRLLSSLWERSPQNNFLKVVAAALLLPPSSPRPQEEELELGSPRTPGEEGQELLRWLLGKSDVMVAFCRSLPAGLLTSVAGRHAELSRVYLGLLTDWGRQLRYSLQKGLWIGTESQDVPWEELLSRFQSLCQAPPPLKDEVFTALKSCKAQDGDFEVPGLSIWTDLLLSLGSST, via the coding sequence ATGGAACCGCTCTTGCAGCACCTGGAGCGCTTCTCTGAGGTTCTGGCTGTGTCCCGCACGACCCACGTCAGCACCTGGGACCCCGCGACCGTGCGCAGGGCCCTACAGTGGGCTCGCTACCTGCGCCACATCCACAAGCGCTTTGGCCGCCATGCCCGCATTAGCAAGGCTCTGGAGCGGCGACTGCAAAACCAGTGGAAGCAGCCCGGCGACTCTGGGCCTGCTCCAGCCCCGGGGTTGGCGAACTTCCAGGCCTTGGGGCACTGCGACCAGCTGCTGTCCCTGCGACTGCTGGCGAACCCGGCCCTCGGGGATGCCTCCTTTCACTACCTGCTGCAGCAGCTCTTTCCCGGCCCTGGCGTCCCGGACGCCGAGGAGGAGACGCTCCAAGGCAGCCTGGCCCGCCTCGCCCGCCGCCGGGCCGCTATTCACATGCTGCGCTTCAACGCCTATGGAGAGAACCCGGTCCTTCAGGAGGACTCACTGATGAAGACCCAGGCGGAGCTGCTGCTGAGGCGTctgcaggaggtgggggaggccGAGGCAGGGGGCCCTGGTAGGCTTCTCAGCAGCCTGTGGGAGCGCTCGCCCCAGAACAACTTCCTGAAGGTGGTAGCGGCCGCGCTGTTGCTGCCGCCGTCGTCTCCCCGGCCCCAAGAAGAGGAATTGGAACTAGGCAGCCCCAGAACTCCGGGAGAGGAGGGTCAAGAGCTGCTTCGCTGGCTTCTGGGGAAATCGGATGTCATGGTTGCTTTTTGCCGCAGCCTCCCAGCCGGGCTTTTAACTTCGGTGGCGGGGCGCCATGCAGAGCTCTCCCGGGTCTATCTGGGCCTGCTAACAGACTGGGGTCGACAGCTGCGCTACAGCCTTCAGAAAGGCCTTTGGATTGGAACTGAGTCCCAGGATGTGCCCTGGGAGGAGTTGTTGAGCAGGTTTCAAAGCCTCTGTCAGGCCCCTCCACCTCTGAAAGATGAAGTTTTTACTGCCCTGAAGTCCTGTAAGGCTCAAGATGGAGATTTCGAAGTCCCTGGTCTTAGCATCTGGACAGACCTGTTGCTGTCTCTTGGGAGTAGTACGTGA